The following are encoded in a window of Cygnus olor isolate bCygOlo1 chromosome 21, bCygOlo1.pri.v2, whole genome shotgun sequence genomic DNA:
- the SLC2A1 gene encoding solute carrier family 2, facilitated glucose transporter member 1, translated as METGSKMTARLMLAVGGAVLGSLQFGYNTGVINAPQKVIEDFYNRTWLYRYDEPISPGTLTTLWSLSVAIFSVGGMIGSFSVGLFVNRFGRRNSMLMSNVLAFLAAVLMGFSKMAFSFEMLILGRFIIGLYSGLTTGFVPMYVGEVSPTALRGALGTFHQLGIVLGILIAQVFGLDLIMGNDSLWPLLLGFIFVPALLQCAILPFAPESPRFLLINRNEENKAKSVLKKLRGTTDVSSDLQEMKEESRQMMREKKVTIMELFRSPMYRQPILIAIVLQLSQQLSGINAVFYYSTSIFEKSGVEQPVYATIGSGVVNTAFTVVSLFVVERAGRRTLHLIGLAGMAGCAVLMTIALTLLDQMPWMSYLSIVAIFGFVAFFEIGPGPIPWFIVAELFSQGPRPAAFAVAGLSNWTSNFIVGMGFQYIAQLCGSYVFIIFTVLLVLFFIFTYFKVPETKGRTFDEIASGFRQGGASQSDKTPDEFHSLGADSQV; from the exons GTGATTGAAGACTTTTACAACCGTACCTGGTTATACCGATATGATGAGCCCATCAGCCCTGGCACCCTTACCACGCTGTGGTCCCTCTCTGTTGCCATCTTCTCTGTCGGAGGAATGATTGGATCCTTTTCCGTGGGACTCTTTGTCAATCGCTTTGGCCG GCGCAACTCCATGCTGATGTCTAACGTGCTCGCCTTCCTGGCTGCTGTCCTCATGGGCTTCTCCAAGATGGCTTTCTCCTTTGAGATGCTCATTCTCGGCCGCTTCATCATCGGCCTGTACTCTGGCCTCACCACCGGCTTCGTGCCCATGTATGTGGGTGAGGTGTCACCGACTGCACTGCGGGGTGCACTGGGGACTTTCCACCAGCTTGGCATCGTCTTGGGCATTCTCATTGCACAA GTGTTTGGTTTGGACTTGATCATGGGAAACGACTCACTCTGGCCACTGCTCCTGGGGTTCATCTTTGTCCCTGCGCTGCTGCAGTGCGCCATCCTGCCCTTTGCCCCCGAGAGCCCCCGCTTCCTGCTGATCAACCGCAATGAGGAGAACAAAGCCAAGAGTG TCCTCAAGAAGCTCCGGGGCACAACAGATGTCAGCAGCGACCTCCAGGAGATGAAGGAGGAGAGCCGGCAAATGATGAGAGAGAAGAAGGTCACTATAATGGAGCTCTTCCGTTCCCCCATGTATCGCCAGCCCATCCTCATTGCAATTGTGCTGCAGCTGTCCCAGCAGCTCTCGGGGATCAATGCG GTTTTCTACTACTCCACCAGCATCTTTGAGAAGTCAGGTGTGGAGCAGCCTGTCTATGCCACCATTGGCTCTGGGGTGGTGAACACAGCTTTTACAGTTGTTTCG CTCTTCGTGGTGGAGCGAGCCGGACGTAGGACCCTTCACCTCATCGGCCTGGCGGGGATGGCAGGGTGTGCAGTGCTCATGACCATTGCTCTGACGCTGCTG GACCAAATGCCCTGGATGTCCTACCTCAGCATTGTTGCCATCTTTGGGTTTGTGGCCTTCTTTGAGATTGGTCCAGGTCCCATCCCCTGGTTTATCGTGGCAGAACTGTTCAGCCAAGGCCCTCgccctgctgcctttgctgttgctgggcTGTCTAACTGGACCTCGAACTTCATTGTGGGCATGGGCTTCCAGTACATCGCG CAACTCTGCGGCTCCTACGTCTTCATCATCTTCACAGTGCTGCTAGtcctcttcttcatcttcacCTACTTCAAGGTGCCAGAGACAAAAGGCCGGACCTTCGATGAGATCGCCTCCGGCTTCCGTCAGGGAGGTGCAAGCCAGAGCGACAAGACCCCGGATGAGTTTCACAGCTTGGGTGCTGATTCCCAGGTCTAA
- the ZMYND12 gene encoding zinc finger MYND domain-containing protein 12, translated as MDGTGRWLLDVDHQKAGWVSIHEKVCQLPMPVRTSLPLLVPEEERKHGAEQLVKRQKYIIDLTYSTAQKFLWDGKHEKAMPAALHALRFSTEVYGSSSVQLVPAYLLLAEACIGVGHHLQASKYLSQAQWIVLRTPDCSTAVQHRLHRSLGLLCAAEGNFEQALHHLANDIYLASSTFGLKSIEASGGCFHMANVFFRQNKMDIADSLYAEVTDIWHAFLMKSVQTQEQIHKSRAEKSPFTEDKEVSKDNMTEAQQAEAIQVLNAVLDIREQAPKQQPGETARVLHALAMLYYLIMDLSKAYEMGTKAFDLLKQLPQQESLEAIGHLLKLINSKPFYTK; from the exons ATGGACGGTACGGGCCGGTGGCTGCT CGATGTCGATCACCAGAAAGCCGGCTGGGTTAGCATCCATGAGAAGGTGTGCCAGCTGCCGATGCCGGTCCGCACATCCCTCCCTTTGCTCGttcctgaagaagaaagaaaacacgGAGCGGAGCAGCTGGTGAAGAGGCAG aaataCATCATTGATCTTACATACAGCACAGCCCAGAAGTTTCTTTGGGATGGAAAGCACGAAAAAGCAATGCCTGCAGCTTTGCATGCGTTGCGTTTCAGCACTGAAGTGTATGGCTCAAGTTCTGTGCAATTGGTGCCTGCTTATCTCCTCTTGGCTGAGGCCTGCATTG gTGTTGGCCATCATCTGCAGGCATCTAAGTATCTCTCCCAAGCTCAGTGGATTGTCCTCAGAACTCCAgactgcagcactgcagttcAGCATAGATTACATCGCAGTCTGGggcttctctgtgctgctgaaggaaACTTTGAACAGGCTTTACATCACCTGGCAAATGAC aTTTACCTTGCTAGTTCTACATTTGGGCTAAAATCTATTGAGGCCTCTGGAGGGTGTTTCCACATGGCTAATGTTTTCTTTCGCCAAAACAAAATGGACATAGCAGACTCACTGTATGCTGAG GTTACCGACATCTGGCATGCCTTTCTTATGAAGTCAGTTCAAACACAAGAGCAAATTCACAAGTCAAGAGCAGAAAAGTCTCCATTCACTGAGGACAAGGAAGTCAGCAAAGACAATATGA CTGAAGCCCAGCAAGCAGAAGCAATTCAAGTACTGAATGCAGTACTAGATATCAGAGAACAGGCACCGAAGCAACAACCTGGTGAAACTGCAAGAGTTTTACATGCTCTTGCAATGCTTTATTATCTGATTATGGATTTATCAAAG GCTTATGAAATGGGGACAAAAGCCTTTGACCTGCTGAAACAACTGCCCCAACAAGAATCTCTAGAAGCCATTGGCCATTTGTTAAAGTTGATTAACTCCAAGCCTTTCTACACAAAATAA
- the PPCS gene encoding phosphopantothenate--cysteine ligase, whose translation MCGPASAAGTPSRSSVMFYLAAAVSDFYIPASEMPEHKIQSSEGPLQITMKMVPKMLSPLVKEWAPEAFVISFKLETDPLILIDKSLKALEKYRHQVVVANILESRRTSVIIVTKDSQTPLSLSDEEIAQGMEIEEKIVSYLQGQHTSFIEKKI comes from the exons ATGTGCGGACCGGCATCGGCAGCTGGCACACCTTCTC GCTCCAGCGTCATGTTTTACCTGGCAGCAGCCGTGTCTGACTTCTACATCCCCGCCTCGGAGATGCCCGAGCACAAGATCCAGTCCTCGGAGGGGCCCCTGCAG ATCACAATGAAGATGGTGCCAAAAATGCTGTCTCCTCTTGTCAAAGAATGGGCTCCGGAGGCTtttgttatttcctttaaattgGAGACAGATCCCTTGATTTTAATTGATAAATCACTGAAGGCTCTGGAGAAATATCGTCACCAGGTGGTGGTAGCAAATATCCTGGAGTCACGGAGAACCTCTGTTATTATTGTAACCAAAGATTCACAGACTCCGTTGTCTCTTTCTGATGAAGAAATAGCGCAAGGCATGGAAATAGAGGAAAAGATAGTGAGCTATCTTCAGGGCCAACATACCTCGTttatagagaagaaaatctga